The nucleotide window AATTCCACAAAATTTAACTACCTTCAATTAAATCCAATTTTATGAAAAGATTTTTACTCCCTTTTATTCTCCTTTTTACAATTCAAATATTGCATGCGCAACTCCCTCCTTGGAACTTAGAATTTTATGTGTATCACCCAGATGGACAAACAGATACATTATGGGTAGGCTGCGACGAAAATGCAACTGCTGGTTACGATGAAGGCTTGGATATAATTGACACCACATTTAATATTCCCATTGCCATACGTGGCTTTAGCCAGGAAGTAGAAGATGAATTTAATTTTGGCACCTGTGTAAATCTGAAAAAAGATATACAACCATTTGGTTACCCGGCTGAGTTTACTTTCTATATCCTGCATGATGAAATAAGTACATCTGATTCTGTTTATTTAGGTTGGGATACTACTATGCTGAATTATGAAGTAGGGGATTACTGGATAGAGGGAGCGATAATCTTTGTTGAAAATGGATATATTGAAGGTATAGATGGAGAAACCTACATAATTTTCGGTCGTGATGCTGTTGATTCATCTTTAAATATTTATG belongs to Bacteroidota bacterium and includes:
- a CDS encoding T9SS type A sorting domain-containing protein, with the protein product MKRFLLPFILLFTIQILHAQLPPWNLEFYVYHPDGQTDTLWVGCDENATAGYDEGLDIIDTTFNIPIAIRGFSQEVEDEFNFGTCVNLKKDIQPFGYPAEFTFYILHDEISTSDSVYLGWDTTMLNYEVGDYWIEGAIIFVENGYIEGIDGETYIIFGRDAVDSSLNIYGEQTPIFVMGEYLTCIPNASISIMKIYLEVYFKDYGVFIKDNKIYNNSLTIYPNPSINQLQIQSELLVPIQTNIYNFYGQLIDTILIKPGKQVLDISNFPSGIYYISISEDNSNKSFTYKFIKL